Part of the Spirochaetaceae bacterium genome is shown below.
GCTGCCGGTTAATAGCCCACTCATCGATAGCGGCTTTAAGCAGAGGGTGGATATTACTGCCGGCGGCCCCAGCTAAACAATGCGGCGGCCACAAAATTAAAGGACGGCCAACTTCTTGCAGTTTAGTTAAATAATACTGCACCCAAGTGTTTAATTTGGGGTCGGCCGGTTTAAATTGGCCGGTAGTTAAATTATTTAAAGTAATAACAGTAAAGGGGTTAGGTTGGTTATTATCCTTATCCAGCCAAAAGCTCGGAAAAAAGATGGAGTAAGGGGAGTGCATATCCATACTGGCGTAAATGGCCGCCAGTTTATCGCCTTGCCTGCTAATAAAGGCGGCTAAACGCTGCATATCACCGTAACTACCCGGTACGGCAAGGCTGCCGGCCTTAATAGGGTCATCAATAAAATCGTTTTGGCAATCAATTAATAATAAGGCGTGGCTCATTTAGCGTCCTCCATTTTAAATTTATCTTCTAATTATAGCATAAATAAGGTTTTTAGTAAAGTATAGTAAAGGCTCGGGGAGTGCCACACTAGTGTACTTGAAACTTTTTTGTCATTGCGAAACTTTCGCAGAAAGTTGTGGCAATCCATTTAAATGCAATGAATTAAGCTGGATTACTTCGCTACGCTCGTAATGACAAAGTACACTAGTGTGGCACTCCCGTTGCCATATGCGCCTTGACAAATTTGGCTATATCTATTACAATAAACATTGTTAGTAATAAATATTTTGAGGGTATTTAAATGTTTATAGATATTGCTATTATGAATTTTATCGAGGCCATGCCGCGCGGCGGTATGGTAGCCAGCTTAATGGCCATTTTTACGCATGCCGGCGATAAAGGTTATATTTGGTTAGGCATGGGTATAGGTTTGTGGTTTAGGCGCGAAACCCGCCCTATTGCTTACGGTTTATTTGCTACCATGCTGGTAATGATAGTGGCTAACGATTTATTCCTTAAGCCGTTAATTGCCCGGCCGCGTCCTTTTGTTACTTATAACTTAGCGATGCTGCTTAGCCCGCCGCCCAGCGGTTACGCCTTTCCTTCCGGCCATGCCAGCAGTAGTTTTGCCGCCGCCTTCTTTTTAGTTTCGTTTTTTAGGAATAAAGCTTTGCCCATTTTTGCTTTAGCGGCTATCATCGCTTTATCAAGGTTGTACTTTAATGTGCATTATTTTAGCGATATTGTGGTAGGTGTTATTGCCGGTTATGTTTATGCTAAAATTGTGCTACTTACTTTGGCTAAGCCGCTGGGCTTTAAAAGATACCTTAAAAATTAACTAAAGGCTTACTCTGTAAAGACGATAACTCTAGCTTGCCATTAAGGCAAAAGTGTGCTATCCTTTTACGGGGAAAGAGGAGAAAAAAGGTGCTAAAAAATTTAATTTTTTTGGGCTCGCCGGGCGCCGGAAAAGGGAGT
Proteins encoded:
- a CDS encoding phosphatase PAP2 family protein, which produces MFIDIAIMNFIEAMPRGGMVASLMAIFTHAGDKGYIWLGMGIGLWFRRETRPIAYGLFATMLVMIVANDLFLKPLIARPRPFVTYNLAMLLSPPPSGYAFPSGHASSSFAAAFFLVSFFRNKALPIFALAAIIALSRLYFNVHYFSDIVVGVIAGYVYAKIVLLTLAKPLGFKRYLKN